In Candidatus Thorarchaeota archaeon, the genomic window GCAGCCTCCGGTGGAGAAGACGTGTGTGTCAACTTCGCGCTCAGAGTGGGAGTCAACACCGCTCTCCAGAAGTATGCTGCATCGAATCAGGCCTTCAAGGGGAGCGCGCTCAAGCTCATAATCCTCGATGAACCGGGTGCGGGTCTGGATGCTCAACGCAGGAGATGGCTACCCGAAGCAGTGAGAGCACTGGAGTCAGTCAGACAGGTGATTGTTGTCACGCACATGGACGAGTTGCGCGAAGCCGCTGACACTGTCATCTCACTCACACCCCAGGGCAAGGGAAGGCAGCCGGCAGTGGAAGTCCAGCACTAGAACACTAGGTCTCAAAGATGCTCTCCCGCATATCGGTGACGTCTGTTCCGGATGTGACAAGCTGTCTGAGCTTGAGTGCGACCTTCTTGTCCCCAAGTGCGATGCCTCCCACCACAACATGATCCTTCAGGACGGCCTTGAAGTAGGTCCCGGCATCAGCATCGGAAGACACGATGGACTCGTATTCTGTCGACAGGGGGTTGATGACCCCCAGCGAAGTCAGGTCAATCCCTGCCACCTGAAGCGTGTTTGACGGCACGATGCCATCAAAGGCCGCGGAGCCATGCTGCACAATGTTCTGCGCGGCAACCCGGCCCGTTTCAAGTGCGGCCGGAATGATCCCCCAAGTCTGTCCGTTCCACTCGATACAGTCGCCCGCCGCATAGACGCCATCTGCAGATGTCTTCATCGTTGAATCGACCTTGACCCCCCTTCCGCACAGCAGTCCGGACTCCTGGGCCACCGTCTTGTTTGGCCTGACACCCGCCGCAATCACTACCATGTCCCCCTTCACCTTGTCGCCTCCTGAAGACATGACCCCAGTGACACTCTCATGGCCGATGATCTGTTCACAGTTGAAACCCAGAAGAAGCTCGAGACCCGTGGCCTTCAGACGTTCGGCCAGCATGCTGCTTGCGCCGTCGTCCAGCTGCTGTGGAAGTAGTCGCGCAATGTTGTTGATAACGACTAGCTCTCTACCCCTGGCCTTCATTGCAGCTGCAAGCTCTATTCCGAGTATTCCACCGCCGATGACAATGGCGCGTCTGGCAGTCGCAATCGCTTCCTTGATGCTGATGGCGTCATCCAGCGTACGAAGCACATACACATTCTTCTTCTCCGTCCCGTGTATGGGGGGCACAAGCGGAATACTACCTGGCACGACCAATAGCCGGTCATATGAGAAGTGCGTGGACTTGCGAGTCAACAGGCTCCTAGAAGAGAGCTCGATACGAACCACGGTCTCATCCAGATGAAGCGAGATGTCTTGCTTCCTGTACCAATCCACATCATACTGAATGACCTTCTCTTGTGGGATTCGTCCAGCAATGAACTCGATGAGTTTGGGTTTCGGATAGTATGCGTACTTTTCGTCCGAGAACACATCGATGGTAACCGAAGACTCCAGCTTACGAATCTCTCGAATCGCGGTCACAGCAGCGACTCCATTGCCCATGATTCCGATGCGCGTCATTGTGCGACTCACCAGGGGACGAACTGAGACAGCAAAGAGACGACTCGGCCTTTTGAGTTCGACGGAGCCATCGGTTGACAAAGGTTTTATCCTGTTGACTGTATGGTTTGAGTCTGGTGATTCACACGATATCGCAGGTTAGGGGTGGCCTAGTCCTCACGGCCACTACAATAGTTGTCTTGCTTATCTGCAGCAATGCACTACCAGTGCATGCTGCCGTGGCAACACTATGGGACATGGAATACACACAGGTTCTGACAGAAGATACTAACGGCCATTCCTACGTGGTCGACGATGACCCGTACGATTGGGCCACCTTTCCAAACTATCTGCTGCATAGGCAGGACGTTGGCATAAACGCTACGTATTACTATCGGACGGAATGGGA contains:
- a CDS encoding NAD(P)/FAD-dependent oxidoreductase; translated protein: MTRIGIMGNGVAAVTAIREIRKLESSVTIDVFSDEKYAYYPKPKLIEFIAGRIPQEKVIQYDVDWYRKQDISLHLDETVVRIELSSRSLLTRKSTHFSYDRLLVVPGSIPLVPPIHGTEKKNVYVLRTLDDAISIKEAIATARRAIVIGGGILGIELAAAMKARGRELVVINNIARLLPQQLDDGASSMLAERLKATGLELLLGFNCEQIIGHESVTGVMSSGGDKVKGDMVVIAAGVRPNKTVAQESGLLCGRGVKVDSTMKTSADGVYAAGDCIEWNGQTWGIIPAALETGRVAAQNIVQHGSAAFDGIVPSNTLQVAGIDLTSLGVINPLSTEYESIVSSDADAGTYFKAVLKDHVVVGGIALGDKKVALKLRQLVTSGTDVTDMRESIFET